One Setaria viridis chromosome 5, Setaria_viridis_v4.0, whole genome shotgun sequence genomic region harbors:
- the LOC117858856 gene encoding transcription factor PCF5 has translation MGDAGQSHHHHHGFQPQLLSFGGVGGQHHVHQFAAQAPAAASHSRSRGGAGAGGEIVAATPASHSRVRGGGGGEIVAVQGGHIVRSTGRKDRHSKVCTARGPRDRRVRLSAHTAIQFYDVQDRLGYDRPSKAVDWLIKNAKDAIDKLEVLPAWQPTATVANAAAPPSSSTHPDSAENSDDQAQAITVAHTSFDFPGAGGASGGAGGTGFLPASLDSDSIADTIKSFFPMAGTAGGEASSSTAAAQSSAMGFQSYTPDLLSRTGSHSQELRLSLQSHPDPMFQQQQDRSHGHGGNGSAQQALFPGAASYSFGGGGAMWAEQAQGQQRMVPWNVPDPGGGSTGGYLFNVSQQAAHMQAALAGQSQFFFQRGPLQSSNQPSDRGWPETVEADNPMQHHQGQGGLSPTVFAPGVGFPGFRIPTRIQGDEEHNGGGGNGDKTPPSVSSASHH, from the coding sequence ATGGGTGACGCCGGTCagtcccaccaccaccaccacggcttCCAACCGCAGCTCCTCTCCTTTGGGGGAGTCGGCGGTCAGCACCACGTGCACCAGTTCGCGGCGcaggcgcccgcggcggcgtcccaCTCGCGGTCGCGGGGAGGAGCAGGCGCAGGCGGCGAGATCGTGGCCGCGACTCCCGCGTCCCACTCGCGCgtgagaggcggcggcggcggggagatcGTGGCGGTGCAGGGCGGGCACATTGTGCGCTCCACGGGGCGCAAGGACCGGCACAGCAAGGTCTGTACGGCGCGCGGGCCGCGCGAccgccgcgtccgcctgtcGGCGCACACGGCCATCCAGTTCTACGACGTGCAGGACCGCCTGGGCTACGACCGCCCCAGCAAGGCCGTCGACTGGCTCATCAAGAACGCCAAGGACGCCATCGACAAGCTCGAGGTGCTGCCCGCGTGGCAGCCCACGGCCACCGTAGCCaatgccgccgcgccgccgtcctcctcgacgCACCCCGACTCCGCCGAGAACTCCGACGACCAGGCGCAGGCCATCACCGTCGCGCACACGTCCTTCGACTTCCCCGGCGCGGGCGGAGccagcggtggcgccggcggcacggGCTTCCTTCCGGCGTCGCTCGACTCCGATTCCATCGCGGACACGATCAAGTCGTTCTTTCCCATGGCCGGCACGGCAGGCGGGGAGGCGtcctcgtcgacggcggcggcgcagtcgtCGGCCATGGGCTTCCAGAGCTACACGCCTGACCTCCTGTCGCGCACCGGCAGCCACAGCCAGGAGCTCCGGCTGTCGCTGCAGTCTCACCCAGACCCCAtgttccagcagcagcaggaccggtcgcacggccacggcggcaaTGGCTCCGCGCAGCAGGCGCTCTTCCCCGGCGCCGCCAGCTACtcgttcggcggcggcggcgccatgtgGGCCGAGCAAGCTCAGGGCCAACAGCGCATGGTGCCGTGGAACGTGCCCGACCCAGGCGGCGGGAGCACTGGCGGCTACCTGTTCAACGTGTCGCAGCAGGCGGCGCACATGCAGGCGGCGCTTGCCGGCCAGAGCCAGTTCTTCTTCCAGAGGGGACCCCTTCAGTCCAGTAACCAGCCCTCCGACCGAGGATGGCCGGAGACCGTTGAAGCCGACAACCCGATGCAGCACCACCAAGGCCAAGGGGGGCTCAGCCCCACCGTGTTCGCCCCCGGCGTCGGCTTCCCCGGGTTCCGCATCCCCACCAGGATACAGGGCGACGAGGAgcacaacggcggcggcggcaatggcgacAAGACGCCGCCGTCCGTGTCCTCGGCTTCTCACCACTGA
- the LOC117858250 gene encoding E3 ubiquitin-protein ligase ATL41 has product MSSSPTVGGGAPYDGGSTSSFMQRRQDQQQSYSFSGRVLLTAVVILAILTVVFVLVRLLLYQFVARGRGSLRRSFVSFGRSSGRHGLDASALAALPVTEYRGKVEADGDDGSTSTTGGAAAATDCAVCLSELADGEKVRALPSCGHVFHVECVDAWLRSRTTCPVCRAEVRPDKGAGGAGARSPALATPPPALFGAGGTLVVTVEGGVAETRDARTPVLGAAVNRPGP; this is encoded by the coding sequence ATGTCGTCGAGCCCCACCGTGGGGGGCGGCGCCCCGTACGACGGCGGCTCGACGAGCTCGTTCATGCAGCGGCGGCAGGATCAGCAGCAGAGCTACAGCTTCAGCGGCCGCGTCCTGCTCACGGCCGTTGTCATCCTCGCCATCCTCaccgtcgtcttcgtcctcgtccgGCTCCTACTCTACCAGTTCGTCGCGCGCGGCAGGGGCAGCCTCCGCCGCTCCTTCGTATCCTTCGGCAGGAGCAGCGGCCGCCACGGGCTCGACGcctccgcgctcgccgcccTCCCCGTCACCGAGTACCGCGGCAAGGTAGAGGCTGACGGCGATGACGGATCCACTTCCACCACCGGcggtgccgcggcggcgacggattGCGCGGTGTGCCTGTCGGAGCTCGCCGACGGCGAGAAGGTGCGCGCGCTGCCGAGCTGCGGCCACGTCTTCCACGTCGAGTGCGTCGACGCGTGGCTGCGGTCCAGGACCACGTGCCCGGTGTGCCGGGCCGAGGTGCGGCCCGACAAGGGGGCggggggcgcgggcgcgcggtcGCCGGCTCTGGCGACTCCGCCTCCGGCGTTGTTCGGAGCGGGGGGCACGTTGGTTGTGACCGTGGAAGGCGGCGTCGCGGAGACCAGGGACGCGCGCACGCCAGTGCTCGGCGCCGCGGTCAACCGGCCGGGGCCGTAG